The following proteins come from a genomic window of Pseudomonas sp. J452:
- a CDS encoding transglycosylase SLT domain-containing protein → MRRSLLSLCSCLLLCTFSLPSAHAASLAQQRQMYDEAKRALAKGNKGPYLRYADALRDYPLEPYLAYDELTARLKWASNEEIEKFLTEHGDLPQAGWMKLRWLRWLAERGEWQTFINYYDPKLNFTELDCLYGQYQLKHGMKAEGNVTTEKLWLVGKSQPEACDVLFNIWRADGQLTEERRWKRAKLAAEARNYGLASYLVKGLPSLDKQGKLLVEVAQKPLLLTQSARFTPADRAMADVVGLGLRRLARQDPEKALSLLDVYAGKMSFSDDEKVAIAREIGLTLAKRFDMRGLDVMSKYDPQLRDNTVSEWRARLLLRHGRWDDAYQLTSRLPADLASTPRWRYWQARSLQLAQPQNPQVQALYQPLAKERDFYGFLAADRIESPYSLNNKPLALDPQLVQKVRNTAGIRRALEFHDRGQIVDGRREWYHVSRLFSRDELVAQARLAFDKEWYFPAIRTISQAQYWDDLDIRFPMAHKASLTQQAKLRGLHSSWVFAITRQESAFMADARSPVGAMGLMQLMPATAKETARKFGIALANPQQALVPEKNIQLGAAYLSQVHGQFNGNRVLASAAYNAGPGRVRQWLRGADHLAFDVWVENIPFDETRQYVQNVLSYSVIYGQKLNAPTPLVDWHERFFDDQ, encoded by the coding sequence ATGCGCCGTTCTCTGCTCAGCCTGTGTTCCTGCCTGCTTCTCTGCACCTTCAGCCTGCCCAGCGCCCATGCGGCCAGCCTGGCGCAACAACGCCAGATGTACGACGAGGCCAAGCGCGCCCTGGCCAAGGGCAACAAGGGCCCCTACCTGCGCTATGCCGATGCCCTGCGCGACTACCCGCTGGAACCTTATCTGGCCTATGACGAGCTGACCGCCCGGCTGAAATGGGCCAGCAATGAAGAAATCGAGAAATTTCTCACCGAGCATGGCGACCTGCCACAAGCCGGCTGGATGAAGCTGCGCTGGTTGCGCTGGCTGGCCGAACGCGGTGAATGGCAGACCTTCATCAATTACTACGATCCCAAGCTGAATTTCACCGAACTGGACTGCCTCTACGGCCAGTACCAGCTCAAGCACGGCATGAAGGCCGAAGGCAATGTCACCACCGAGAAGCTCTGGCTGGTCGGCAAATCCCAGCCGGAAGCCTGCGACGTACTCTTCAACATCTGGCGCGCCGACGGCCAACTGACCGAGGAGCGCCGCTGGAAACGCGCCAAACTGGCCGCCGAAGCGCGCAACTATGGCCTCGCCAGCTACCTGGTCAAAGGCCTGCCGAGCCTCGACAAGCAAGGCAAGCTGCTGGTCGAGGTGGCGCAAAAGCCGCTGCTGCTGACTCAGAGCGCCCGCTTCACCCCGGCCGACCGGGCCATGGCCGATGTCGTCGGCCTGGGTCTGCGCCGCCTGGCCCGCCAGGATCCGGAGAAGGCCCTGAGCCTGCTCGACGTCTACGCCGGCAAGATGAGTTTCTCCGACGATGAGAAAGTCGCCATCGCCCGCGAGATCGGCCTGACCCTGGCCAAGCGCTTCGACATGCGCGGCCTGGACGTGATGAGCAAGTACGATCCGCAGCTGCGCGACAACACCGTTTCCGAATGGCGCGCCCGCCTGCTGCTGCGCCACGGGCGCTGGGACGATGCCTACCAGCTGACCAGCCGCCTACCGGCCGATCTGGCCTCAACGCCCCGCTGGCGCTACTGGCAAGCACGCAGTCTGCAACTGGCGCAGCCGCAAAACCCGCAAGTGCAGGCCCTGTATCAGCCGCTGGCCAAGGAGCGTGACTTCTACGGCTTCCTCGCCGCCGACCGCATCGAATCGCCTTACAGCCTGAACAACAAGCCACTGGCCCTCGACCCGCAGTTGGTGCAGAAGGTCCGCAATACCGCCGGCATTCGCCGCGCCCTGGAGTTCCACGACCGTGGCCAGATCGTCGACGGGCGCCGCGAGTGGTATCACGTCAGTCGCCTGTTCAGCCGCGACGAATTGGTCGCCCAGGCCCGCCTGGCCTTCGATAAAGAGTGGTACTTCCCGGCCATCCGCACCATCAGCCAGGCGCAGTACTGGGACGACCTGGATATCCGCTTCCCGATGGCGCACAAAGCCAGCCTGACGCAACAGGCCAAGCTGCGCGGCCTGCATTCCAGCTGGGTGTTCGCCATCACCCGCCAGGAAAGCGCCTTCATGGCCGACGCCCGCTCACCGGTCGGCGCCATGGGCCTGATGCAGCTGATGCCGGCCACGGCCAAGGAAACCGCGCGCAAGTTCGGCATTGCCCTAGCTAACCCGCAGCAGGCCCTAGTGCCGGAGAAGAACATCCAGCTCGGCGCCGCCTACCTGAGCCAGGTGCACGGCCAGTTCAACGGCAACCGCGTGCTCGCCTCGGCTGCCTATAACGCCGGCCCGGGGCGCGTGCGCCAGTGGCTGCGCGGCGCCGACCACCTGGCCTTCGACGTGTGGGTGGAGAACATCCCGTTCGACGAAACCCGCCAGTACGTGCAGAACGTGCTGTCTTACTCGGTGATCTACGGACAGAAGCTCAACGCCCCCACACCGCTGGTGGACTGGCATGAACGCTTCTTCGACGATCAGTGA